From Streptomyces sp. HUAS MG91, the proteins below share one genomic window:
- the uvrC gene encoding excinuclease ABC subunit UvrC has protein sequence MADPSSYRPKPGQIPDSPGVYRFRDEHRRVIYVGKAKSLRQRLANYFQDLANLHPRTRTMVTTAASVEWTVVSTEVEALQLEYSWIKEYDPRFNVKYRDDKSYPYLAVTMNEEFPRVQVMRGQKKKGVRYFGPYTHAWAIRDTVDLLLRVFPVRTCSTGVFKNAARTGRPCLLGYIGKCSAPCVDRVTPDEHRELAEEFCDFMAGRTGTYIRRLEKEMQAAAEEMEYERAGRLRDDIEALKKAMEKSAVVLADATDADLIALAEDELEAAVQIFHVRGGRVRGQRGWVTDKVEAVTSGDLVEHALQQLYGEESGDAVPKEVLVPALPEPVEPIQAWLTERRGSIVSLRIPQRGDKKALMETVHRNAQQALVLHKTKRASDLTTRSRALEEIAEALDLGGAPLRIECYDISHLQGDDVVASMVVFEDGLARKSEYRRFQIKGFEGQDDVRSMHEVITRRFKRYLAAQEKSADWSDTELDDETEQEMRLTEDDGRPKKFAYPPQLVVVDGGQPQVAAAKRALDELGIDDIAVCGLAKRLEEVWVPDEDDPVVLPRTSEGLYLLQRVRDEAHRFAITYQRTKRAKRFRAGPLDDVPGLGDARKQALIKHFGSVKRLRSATIDQICEVPGIGRKTAETIVAAFAQAAPAAPAVNTATGEIMEDDDRTEEQTEDHTTDRAPDARPTEEPVGAAEERRGQEP, from the coding sequence ATGGCCGACCCCTCCAGCTACCGCCCCAAGCCGGGACAGATTCCCGACTCCCCAGGGGTGTACAGGTTCCGTGACGAACACCGCCGGGTGATCTACGTCGGAAAGGCGAAGAGTCTTCGTCAGCGCCTGGCGAACTACTTCCAGGACCTGGCGAACCTGCACCCCCGCACCCGCACCATGGTCACCACGGCCGCGTCCGTGGAGTGGACGGTGGTGTCCACGGAGGTCGAGGCGCTGCAGCTGGAGTACTCCTGGATCAAGGAGTACGACCCCCGGTTCAACGTGAAGTACCGCGACGACAAGAGCTATCCGTACCTCGCGGTGACCATGAACGAGGAATTCCCCCGCGTCCAGGTCATGCGCGGCCAGAAGAAGAAGGGCGTGCGCTATTTCGGGCCGTACACACACGCCTGGGCGATCCGCGACACCGTCGACCTTCTGCTGCGCGTCTTCCCGGTGCGCACCTGCTCCACCGGAGTGTTCAAGAACGCGGCGAGGACCGGCCGCCCCTGCCTCCTGGGCTACATCGGCAAGTGCTCGGCGCCCTGCGTGGACCGCGTCACCCCGGACGAGCACCGCGAACTGGCCGAGGAGTTCTGCGACTTCATGGCCGGGCGCACGGGGACGTACATCCGCCGGCTGGAGAAGGAGATGCAGGCGGCGGCGGAGGAGATGGAGTACGAGCGGGCGGGGCGCCTGCGCGACGACATCGAGGCCCTGAAGAAGGCCATGGAGAAGAGCGCGGTCGTGCTCGCCGACGCCACCGACGCCGACCTCATCGCCCTCGCGGAGGACGAGCTGGAAGCGGCCGTGCAGATCTTCCACGTGCGCGGCGGGCGCGTCCGCGGCCAGCGCGGCTGGGTCACCGACAAGGTCGAGGCCGTCACCAGCGGTGACCTGGTCGAGCACGCGCTCCAGCAGCTCTACGGGGAGGAGAGCGGCGACGCCGTCCCCAAGGAGGTCCTCGTCCCCGCGCTGCCCGAGCCCGTCGAGCCGATCCAGGCCTGGCTGACCGAGCGCCGCGGCTCGATCGTCTCGCTGCGCATCCCGCAGCGCGGCGACAAGAAGGCCCTCATGGAGACGGTGCACAGGAACGCGCAGCAGGCGCTGGTCCTGCACAAGACCAAGCGCGCCTCCGACCTGACCACCCGCTCCCGCGCCCTGGAGGAGATCGCCGAGGCCCTCGACCTGGGCGGCGCGCCGCTGCGCATCGAGTGCTACGACATCTCCCACCTCCAGGGCGACGACGTCGTCGCCTCCATGGTCGTCTTCGAGGACGGGCTGGCCCGCAAGAGCGAGTACCGGCGCTTCCAGATCAAGGGCTTCGAGGGGCAGGACGACGTCCGCTCCATGCACGAGGTGATCACGCGCCGCTTCAAGCGCTATCTCGCCGCCCAGGAGAAGTCGGCCGACTGGTCCGACACCGAGCTGGACGACGAGACCGAGCAGGAGATGCGCCTCACCGAGGACGACGGACGGCCCAAGAAGTTCGCCTATCCGCCCCAGCTCGTCGTGGTGGACGGCGGCCAGCCGCAGGTCGCGGCGGCCAAGCGGGCCCTGGACGAGCTGGGCATCGACGACATCGCCGTGTGCGGCCTCGCCAAGCGCCTCGAAGAGGTCTGGGTGCCGGACGAGGACGACCCGGTGGTGCTGCCCCGCACCAGCGAGGGGCTCTACCTTCTGCAGCGGGTGCGCGACGAGGCCCACCGCTTCGCGATCACCTACCAGCGCACCAAGCGGGCCAAGCGCTTCAGGGCCGGTCCGCTGGACGACGTACCGGGACTCGGAGACGCCCGTAAGCAGGCCCTCATCAAGCACTTCGGTTCGGTGAAGCGACTGAGGTCCGCCACAATCGACCAGATCTGTGAGGTTCCGGGCATAGGCCGCAAGACCGCTGAGACCATCGTGGCCGCCTTCGCGCAGGCGGCACCGGCGGCACCTGCGGTGAACACGGCCACCGGAGAGATCATGGAAGACGACGACCGCACCGAAGAGCAGACCGAAGACCACACCACGGACCGCGCGCCGGACGCGCGGCCCACCGAGGAGCCCGTGGGCGCCGCGGAAGAACGACGGGGGCAGGAGCCATGA
- a CDS encoding Rieske (2Fe-2S) protein, with translation MPGTTSSRISRRTALRGVAVAGTAGIGLTACSTGAGSGAAAAPTAPVDLGKADEIPEGGAKLYKDEHVVVSRAKGGAYKAFSTICTHAGCPIAMLKGTELTCNCHGSKFDATTGKVLQSPATEPLEELSVKVESGKIVAGPRS, from the coding sequence ATGCCCGGCACGACCTCTTCCCGCATCTCCCGCCGCACCGCGCTGCGCGGCGTCGCCGTGGCGGGAACGGCCGGGATCGGCCTGACCGCGTGCTCCACCGGGGCCGGCTCGGGCGCGGCCGCCGCCCCCACCGCCCCCGTCGACCTGGGCAAGGCCGACGAGATCCCCGAGGGCGGCGCGAAGCTCTACAAGGACGAGCACGTCGTGGTCAGCCGCGCCAAGGGCGGCGCCTACAAGGCCTTCAGCACGATCTGCACCCACGCGGGCTGCCCGATCGCCATGCTCAAGGGCACCGAGCTGACCTGCAACTGCCACGGCAGCAAGTTCGACGCCACCACCGGCAAGGTGCTCCAGTCCCCGGCGACGGAACCGCTGGAGGAGCTGTCGGTGAAGGTCGAGAGCGGCAAGATCGTCGCGGGCCCCCGGTCGTAG
- the rapZ gene encoding RNase adapter RapZ: MTEQDHESSDTGDTSGTAHSPAPPQRPTGPQSDHGAPVSTGTGTTQDAPGVPESAIPELVIISGMSGAGRSTAAKCLEDLGWFVVDNLPPALIPTMVELGARSQGNVARIAVVVDVRGRRFFDNLRESLADLESKHVTRRIVFLESSDEALVRRFESVRRPHPLQGDGRIVDGIDAERELLRELRGDADLVIDTSSLNVHELRAKMDAQFAGEEEPELRATVMSFGFKYGLPVDADLVVDMRFLPNPHWVPELRPFTGLNEEVSNYVFSQPGAKEFLDRYTELLQLIAAGYRREGKRYVTIAVGCTGGKHRSVATSEKLAARLAAQGVETVVVHRDMGRE; this comes from the coding sequence ATGACCGAGCAGGACCACGAGAGCAGCGACACCGGCGACACCAGCGGTACGGCGCACAGCCCCGCACCACCGCAGCGGCCGACCGGCCCGCAATCCGACCATGGAGCACCAGTGAGTACCGGCACAGGCACCACCCAGGACGCCCCGGGCGTCCCCGAATCCGCCATCCCCGAGCTGGTGATCATCTCGGGCATGTCGGGCGCGGGCCGCTCCACCGCCGCCAAGTGTCTGGAGGACCTCGGCTGGTTCGTCGTCGACAACCTGCCGCCCGCGCTGATCCCCACCATGGTGGAGCTCGGCGCCCGCTCGCAGGGCAACGTGGCACGGATCGCCGTCGTCGTCGACGTCCGCGGCCGCCGCTTCTTCGACAACCTCCGGGAATCCCTCGCCGACCTGGAGAGCAAGCACGTCACCCGGCGCATCGTCTTCCTGGAGTCCTCCGACGAGGCACTGGTGCGCCGCTTCGAGTCGGTGCGCCGCCCGCACCCCCTGCAGGGCGACGGCCGCATCGTCGACGGCATCGACGCCGAGCGCGAGCTGCTGCGCGAGCTGCGCGGCGACGCCGACCTCGTCATCGACACCTCCAGCCTGAACGTGCACGAGCTGCGCGCCAAGATGGACGCCCAGTTCGCGGGCGAGGAGGAGCCCGAACTGCGGGCCACCGTCATGTCGTTCGGCTTCAAGTACGGGCTGCCCGTCGACGCCGACCTCGTCGTCGACATGCGCTTCCTGCCGAACCCGCACTGGGTGCCCGAGCTGCGCCCCTTCACGGGACTCAACGAAGAGGTCTCGAACTACGTCTTCTCGCAGCCCGGCGCGAAGGAGTTCCTGGACCGCTACACCGAGCTGCTCCAGCTGATCGCGGCCGGCTACCGCCGCGAGGGCAAGCGGTACGTGACCATCGCCGTCGGCTGCACCGGCGGCAAG